The Terriglobia bacterium genome has a window encoding:
- a CDS encoding nucleotidyl transferase AbiEii/AbiGii toxin family protein, whose translation MQNADWHPEVLPEEAKKTLARLSRMPVLASFYLAGGTALALQLGYRTSVDLDFFSSETVEEDPLLSKLQCLAGLAIQSKAPETLHLHIGSTKVSFLGYHYPILFPFTTYEGVAVADPRDIAAMKLTAIASRGTKRDFVDLYVLSQQYGLDEILRLLERKFSPASFSDIHLKKSLTYFADAEKDPMPHMLRPMTWSQVKQYFLTIVPKL comes from the coding sequence ATGCAAAACGCTGATTGGCATCCGGAGGTGTTGCCGGAAGAGGCGAAAAAGACGCTCGCCAGGTTGAGCCGCATGCCGGTTCTCGCTTCGTTTTATCTGGCAGGCGGCACGGCTCTGGCGCTGCAGCTGGGATACCGGACGTCCGTCGATCTGGATTTTTTCTCCTCTGAGACGGTAGAGGAAGATCCTCTCTTGAGCAAACTACAATGCCTTGCAGGGCTGGCAATCCAATCGAAAGCGCCGGAGACCTTGCACCTTCACATCGGCTCTACGAAAGTCAGTTTCCTTGGATACCACTATCCGATACTGTTTCCGTTCACGACCTACGAAGGAGTAGCCGTTGCCGATCCGCGGGACATCGCGGCAATGAAACTCACCGCGATTGCCAGCCGAGGAACCAAGCGTGACTTCGTCGATTTGTATGTATTGTCCCAGCAGTACGGTTTGGATGAGATTCTTCGTTTGCTTGAACGAAAGTTTTCCCCAGCGAGCTTCAGCGATATCCATCTGAAAAAATCGCTCACATACTTCGCTGACGCCGAAAAAGATCCGATGCCACACATGCTGCGGCCGATGACCTGGAGCCAGGTCAAGCAGTACTTTCTCACGATCGTTCCCAAGCTTTAG
- a CDS encoding DUF6351 family protein has translation MNPLILVLALACGDMTAFQMPGMSVTITKAEKPSDNLPARCRVDGVIDARTGAGGKAYGIGFAVALPDNWNGRFLFQGGGGLNGNVANPTGSQAAGDMSALARGFAVVTTDTGHKATSGGFDSSFMADQQAALDFYYEANGRVAPVAREIVAKYYGRPPDHSYFVGCSTGGREGMIMSQRYPSYFDGIVSGDPAIRTGHSNLGLAYFAATMNGVTPKMSDSDKKLVVDSIVKTCDEKDGLKDGLIFNAKACNFDPATLVCSGAKAESCLSSSQAAGLQKAFAGPKDSRGNAIYPAFPYDAGIIDPAGIPGILRSGGNSPVNPPPGTTFDAEKAASDLNTNATATAGDALWTNLSTFSGHGGKMIFYHGMSDPWFSPLDTIGYYETMSRESGGMDKVKDWSRLFLVPGMGHCQGGTATVDSFDMLSAIMNWVENGKAPDAVTAKSRTQPVRSRPLCAYPSYAAYSGQGDPQNAASFSCRN, from the coding sequence ATGAACCCGCTCATTCTCGTGTTGGCTCTGGCGTGTGGGGATATGACCGCCTTTCAGATGCCCGGCATGTCCGTCACGATTACGAAGGCGGAAAAACCTTCAGACAACCTGCCGGCACGGTGCCGGGTCGACGGCGTCATCGATGCGCGGACCGGGGCAGGCGGAAAAGCATACGGGATCGGTTTCGCGGTCGCGCTGCCGGATAACTGGAACGGGCGGTTTCTGTTTCAGGGCGGCGGCGGGCTCAACGGAAACGTGGCAAATCCGACCGGGTCGCAGGCGGCAGGAGATATGTCTGCACTGGCCCGCGGCTTTGCGGTCGTCACGACAGATACCGGCCATAAAGCAACTTCCGGCGGATTCGACTCCAGTTTCATGGCCGACCAGCAGGCGGCGCTCGATTTTTACTATGAAGCAAACGGCCGCGTCGCACCGGTTGCCAGGGAAATCGTCGCGAAGTATTACGGCCGGCCGCCGGATCACTCGTATTTCGTCGGATGCTCCACGGGCGGGCGCGAAGGAATGATCATGTCGCAGCGCTATCCGTCGTACTTCGACGGCATCGTGTCCGGAGATCCCGCGATTCGGACCGGCCATTCCAATCTCGGCCTGGCCTACTTCGCCGCAACGATGAACGGCGTCACTCCGAAGATGTCCGATTCGGACAAGAAGCTCGTTGTCGACTCCATCGTCAAGACCTGCGACGAGAAAGACGGCCTGAAGGATGGACTGATCTTCAACGCCAAAGCGTGCAACTTCGATCCCGCCACTCTGGTCTGCAGCGGGGCGAAGGCCGAAAGCTGTCTCAGCTCCTCTCAGGCCGCAGGGCTTCAGAAAGCCTTTGCGGGACCTAAAGACTCCCGCGGCAACGCGATCTATCCCGCTTTTCCGTATGACGCCGGCATCATCGATCCCGCCGGGATTCCCGGCATTCTCCGCAGCGGCGGCAACAGCCCGGTAAATCCGCCGCCGGGCACCACATTCGACGCGGAAAAAGCCGCTTCCGATCTGAACACCAACGCGACCGCCACCGCCGGCGATGCTCTCTGGACAAACCTCTCGACGTTTTCCGGCCATGGTGGAAAAATGATTTTCTATCACGGCATGAGCGATCCCTGGTTTTCTCCCCTCGACACCATCGGTTACTACGAAACCATGAGCCGGGAAAGCGGCGGCATGGACAAGGTCAAGGACTGGAGCCGGCTATTCCTTGTTCCCGGGATGGGACACTGCCAGGGAGGTACAGCCACGGTCGACAGTTTCGATATGCTGTCGGCCATCATGAACTGGGTCGAGAACGGCAAGGCTCCGGATGCGGTCACCGCGAAAAGCCGCACGCAACCGGTGCGATCCCGGCCGCTCTGCGCGTATCCTTCTTATGCGGCATATTCGGGCCAGGGCGACCCGCAAAACGCGGCCAGCTTCAGCTGCCGCAACTGA
- a CDS encoding XRE family transcriptional regulator, with translation MRSDQRNKPSHVTRGDVFRDLGLSAGKALALKFKANILIAIADEIKRKKYTQADLVKVLDEHQPVVSNLLCGKISQMSIEKLLIYADRLGLALDVRRSRSRSRGRPAA, from the coding sequence ATGCGAAGCGATCAAAGAAATAAACCAAGCCATGTCACACGTGGAGACGTTTTCCGCGATTTAGGCCTTTCCGCCGGGAAAGCTCTGGCATTGAAATTCAAGGCCAACATACTCATTGCCATTGCTGATGAAATCAAACGGAAGAAATATACACAGGCAGATCTCGTGAAGGTTCTCGATGAGCATCAGCCTGTTGTGAGCAATCTTCTATGCGGCAAGATTTCGCAAATGAGCATTGAGAAGTTGCTTATCTATGCAGATCGGCTCGGCCTGGCTTTGGATGTTCGTAGATCGCGTTCCCGGTCACGCGGCCGCCCCGCGGCATAA
- a CDS encoding TIGR03435 family protein encodes MRYRNIAFAFPAIMFVVYGAAHAQSARPQFEVASVKTNKSGGPPGILGTEGNRFIAENYPIVLLIQRAYGFPDEWLTRDRLIGGPGWIQNDRFDIEAKIEGDPRAIPNEQVWLMVRSLLEDRFQLKVHHETREFPVFNLLVANGGLKMKLSSDQTPPKSDEEVATFDPASPPRGETAATRTPSGDFDFRLEFVPDELSGNPDISGPTIFTALQEQLGLKLESGKAPVDVLVIDSIQRPSEN; translated from the coding sequence ATGCGCTATAGGAACATTGCATTCGCGTTTCCGGCCATTATGTTCGTCGTCTACGGGGCGGCGCATGCGCAGTCCGCCCGCCCTCAGTTTGAAGTGGCTTCGGTCAAAACGAACAAGTCAGGAGGTCCTCCGGGCATCCTTGGAACGGAAGGCAATCGTTTTATCGCAGAAAACTACCCAATTGTATTGCTGATCCAGAGGGCATACGGGTTTCCCGATGAGTGGCTCACGAGGGATCGGTTGATTGGCGGGCCCGGCTGGATACAGAACGACCGTTTCGATATTGAAGCCAAGATTGAAGGCGATCCACGCGCAATTCCGAACGAGCAGGTGTGGCTCATGGTCCGATCGCTTCTGGAAGATCGGTTTCAGCTGAAAGTACACCACGAGACGCGAGAGTTTCCGGTCTTCAATCTGCTCGTCGCAAACGGTGGTTTAAAGATGAAGTTATCGAGCGACCAGACTCCCCCCAAATCCGACGAAGAGGTCGCTACCTTCGACCCAGCGTCTCCGCCCCGCGGTGAAACGGCGGCAACACGCACTCCGTCAGGTGACTTCGATTTCCGCCTCGAATTCGTTCCCGACGAGTTGTCGGGTAACCCCGATATATCCGGCCCCACCATCTTCACCGCACTTCAGGAGCAGCTTGGTCTCAAGCTCGAAAGCGGCAAAGCGCCTGTTGACGTGCTGGTTATTGATTCAATTCAACGCCCTTCGGAAAACTGA
- a CDS encoding TraB/GumN family protein — MPSRRSLPIALILVLCLIAAVHAQTPAIQPTQNPLLWRIEGPVPSYLYGTIHIPDQRVLAIPDVVKKALAVSDAVYTEIPFDSNSLQTAAGAGQLPESQDLRKVVGDAVFERFLKVFAGGLGNSFPPAAVQLLTPVLSRMTPFAAAEQLELIEYVPDLLAGQLPLDLKLYNDAVQAGKETGGIETLEEQTSILNSVSMEDQTKLLVAALDEIEHPKPGEENPIHRLVNLYLAGDLVPLAAELNKEDPEEQILGKQFQTRLLDDRNVRMADRIAAKCSTNKTRSYFFAVGAAHYAGETGIVNQLMKKGLKVTRLKPADAASLVRKPAA, encoded by the coding sequence ATGCCCAGCAGAAGGTCTCTACCGATTGCCCTGATTCTTGTCCTATGTTTGATTGCTGCCGTCCATGCGCAGACGCCCGCGATTCAACCGACGCAGAACCCGCTGTTGTGGCGGATCGAGGGTCCGGTCCCCAGTTATCTCTACGGTACGATTCACATCCCCGACCAGCGTGTGCTGGCGATTCCCGATGTCGTGAAGAAAGCGCTCGCCGTCTCCGACGCGGTCTATACAGAGATCCCGTTCGACAGCAACTCGCTCCAGACGGCCGCCGGCGCCGGCCAATTGCCGGAATCGCAGGACCTGCGGAAGGTCGTTGGCGATGCGGTCTTTGAGCGCTTTCTCAAAGTATTTGCCGGCGGCCTGGGCAATAGCTTTCCACCGGCTGCGGTTCAGCTTCTCACTCCCGTGCTGTCACGCATGACGCCATTTGCGGCGGCCGAACAACTGGAACTGATCGAATACGTTCCCGACCTGCTCGCCGGACAACTGCCTCTCGACCTCAAGCTTTACAACGATGCGGTTCAAGCCGGAAAGGAAACCGGCGGCATCGAAACGCTCGAGGAGCAGACGTCCATATTAAACAGCGTTTCCATGGAAGATCAGACCAAATTGCTGGTAGCTGCCCTCGATGAAATCGAGCATCCGAAACCCGGCGAAGAAAATCCGATCCATCGGCTGGTGAATCTCTATCTCGCCGGCGATCTCGTTCCTCTTGCCGCCGAACTCAATAAAGAGGATCCGGAAGAGCAGATTCTCGGGAAACAGTTCCAAACCCGGTTGCTCGACGATCGTAACGTCCGGATGGCCGACCGCATCGCCGCGAAATGCAGCACCAACAAAACCCGCTCGTATTTCTTTGCGGTCGGCGCGGCGCATTACGCCGGCGAAACCGGTATCGTGAATCAATTGATGAAGAAGGGCCTGAAGGTCACCAGACTCAAACCTGCCGACGCGGCCTCGCTGGTCCGGAAGCCTGCCGCCTGA
- a CDS encoding sigma-70 family RNA polymerase sigma factor, with the protein MEAERTNDSGAELDFDEVVRRNWGRIFGLITKFERDRDTARDLTQECFSHAWRGWQGFRQDASVRTWLSHIAINVLRSHARRQARRAAERDPVCLNDDHARTQSSPETLLLVKEKVQAIWSASSFVSMQQSTAFRLRFAHDLTMVEIAGVMGISEGAVKGHLFRAVQTIRRVIRGKNQRIKGRGARRPRSLLNEFPYGCVD; encoded by the coding sequence ATGGAAGCCGAACGCACAAACGATTCCGGAGCAGAATTGGATTTCGACGAAGTTGTACGTCGAAACTGGGGGCGCATATTTGGATTGATCACGAAGTTTGAGCGCGATCGGGACACGGCACGTGATCTCACGCAAGAATGTTTTTCGCACGCATGGCGAGGCTGGCAAGGCTTCAGGCAGGATGCAAGCGTCCGGACATGGCTGTCGCACATTGCCATTAATGTTCTGAGGAGCCATGCGCGGCGGCAAGCCAGGCGTGCCGCGGAACGCGACCCTGTCTGCCTGAACGATGATCATGCCCGCACCCAAAGCTCCCCGGAGACGCTCCTGCTGGTCAAGGAAAAGGTTCAGGCGATCTGGAGTGCCAGCAGCTTCGTTTCGATGCAGCAGTCAACCGCTTTTCGACTCCGGTTCGCTCATGATTTGACGATGGTCGAAATCGCCGGAGTCATGGGGATCAGCGAGGGTGCCGTTAAAGGACACCTTTTCCGCGCCGTTCAGACGATCCGAAGAGTCATTCGCGGGAAAAATCAGCGAATCAAAGGACGCGGTGCCAGGCGCCCTCGATCTCTCTTGAACGAATTTCCGTATGGGTGTGTGGATTAA
- a CDS encoding CopG family transcriptional regulator, which produces MKGITIKLPDETLRRLRRQAEASGRSIAALVRERVENPSGVGVQSVYAATSDLAGVSNGVKKPATNSRRKFRRK; this is translated from the coding sequence ATGAAGGGTATCACCATCAAGCTTCCTGACGAAACACTGCGCCGGCTCCGGCGTCAGGCGGAGGCTAGCGGCCGCAGCATCGCGGCACTGGTTCGAGAGCGCGTTGAGAATCCGTCCGGCGTTGGAGTCCAATCCGTCTATGCCGCCACCTCCGACCTCGCCGGCGTTTCGAATGGCGTGAAGAAACCCGCCACGAATTCACGGCGTAAGTTTCGGCGAAAGTGA
- a CDS encoding type II toxin-antitoxin system VapB family antitoxin has product MGDTIHMGVVQLRTNIILDDQLITEAQKLTSLPTKKAVVDEALRTLIRLKKQETILSLQGKIHWRGDLDSSRTGRPRAGNR; this is encoded by the coding sequence GTGGGCGATACTATACACATGGGGGTGGTCCAATTGCGAACCAACATCATCCTGGATGATCAGTTGATAACTGAGGCTCAGAAGCTGACATCCTTGCCAACGAAGAAAGCTGTGGTTGACGAAGCCTTGCGAACGCTCATCCGTCTGAAGAAGCAGGAAACAATCCTTTCACTCCAGGGCAAGATCCACTGGCGTGGAGACCTCGACTCCTCGCGAACCGGGCGCCCTCGTGCCGGCAATCGTTGA
- a CDS encoding PIN domain nuclease, producing the protein MPAIVDTTVWIDFFRDSKSEQTDLLERIIRRGEAALGDVILSEVLQGIDSDKEFRSVKRHFSNFPIYLMIGRRNAIQSAANYRKLRSKGITVRKTVDCWIATFCIERGFPLLHNDRDFDPFEEHLELRVLRQFPYSVG; encoded by the coding sequence GTGCCGGCAATCGTTGACACAACAGTTTGGATCGACTTCTTTCGTGATTCGAAAAGCGAGCAAACCGACCTTCTCGAACGCATCATCCGTCGTGGCGAAGCTGCACTTGGCGATGTGATCCTGAGCGAGGTCCTGCAAGGTATCGATTCTGACAAAGAGTTCCGTTCCGTGAAGCGCCATTTCTCAAATTTTCCAATCTACCTGATGATCGGGCGCCGGAACGCTATCCAGAGTGCTGCAAATTATCGCAAGCTTCGAAGCAAGGGAATTACAGTCCGCAAGACCGTCGACTGTTGGATCGCCACATTCTGCATCGAGCGCGGCTTTCCACTCCTCCACAACGACCGCGACTTCGATCCATTCGAAGAACACCTCGAACTGAGGGTTTTGCGTCAATTTCCATACTCCGTCGGATAG
- a CDS encoding GDSL-type esterase/lipase family protein: MTTILALLLFLFQASPRTPVILAMGDSMTAGYGVPAESNYPAQLERALKSRGYDYRVINQGVTGSTTTQAMGRLTRALAIQPDIVIIQLGGNDISQGIPRAVSIGNVRTLIQRFKPGGAKIFFAGGRFAYLDALAKEMDVPVIPFLQGVQGHPELLISDGAHPNADGYAIVIQNMLKVLEPALKKEISRR; this comes from the coding sequence ATGACAACTATCCTTGCGCTTTTACTTTTTCTGTTTCAGGCGAGTCCCCGCACGCCGGTTATCCTGGCGATGGGCGACAGCATGACGGCCGGCTATGGAGTTCCAGCGGAGTCTAATTATCCCGCCCAGTTGGAACGGGCGCTGAAGAGCCGCGGATACGACTACCGCGTCATCAATCAGGGAGTGACCGGCAGCACGACCACACAAGCCATGGGCCGGCTGACCCGTGCGCTGGCGATCCAGCCGGATATCGTCATCATTCAGCTTGGCGGGAATGACATCTCGCAGGGAATTCCGCGAGCGGTCTCCATCGGAAACGTCCGCACGCTCATTCAAAGGTTCAAGCCCGGCGGCGCGAAGATTTTCTTTGCCGGCGGCAGATTTGCCTACCTCGACGCTCTGGCGAAGGAAATGGACGTTCCGGTCATCCCGTTTTTGCAAGGAGTCCAGGGCCATCCGGAGCTTTTGATTTCCGATGGCGCTCATCCCAACGCCGACGGGTATGCGATCGTGATTCAGAACATGCTTAAAGTGTTGGAACCTGCCCTGAAGAAGGAAATTAGCCGCAGATGA